DNA sequence from the Acidobacteriota bacterium genome:
CATTCAGCCCGGAGGGCGATAGGATAGTCTTTTCGACATTCCGTAACAGCAACCAGGATCTCTTCGTGATGAATCTCGATGGCTCCAACCAGGTCAGGCTCACGACCGATCCGGGTTCCGATCTAATACCCACATGGGGTGGGCTCAGTCTGATCCCGACACCAACCCCGACGCCTACTCCGACGCCTACTCCAACGCCACCGGCATGTGGATTTGTTGTAACGAATACGAGTGACAGCGGAACGGGCAGTTTGCGCTCGGCAGTTATTTGTTCTAACTCGACGGCTGGTGAACAGACGATCACTTTCGCGGGCGGTGTGACCGGGACGATTACGCTGACAACGGGCGAACTCTCGATCACCGATAGTGTGACAATTACTGGCCCGGGCTCGAGCGTTCTCATAGTAAGCGGCAACAACGCATCGCGCATATTCAACATCGGAACCGGCAACCTAAACGTCACCATCTCCGGCCTGACCATCGCGAATGGCCGGCATCGCGGAGCCGATGCAATGGCCCTTGGGGCGAATGGCTTCGGTGGTGGGATTCTCAACGACAGTGCGGGTACACTCAGCATTACCGACAGTATCCTTTCTGGTAATGCGGCGATTGGCGGCGATGGTCAGGCGAGCGGGAGTGGCGCGAATGGCGGCATCGGTAACGGTGGGGGCATTTATAACCGAAGCACCGGGACGGTGACGATTACAAACAGCACCCTCTCTGGCAACTCGGCCACGGGGGGAAACAATAATCCCGACATCGGCGTCGTTAATGTTTTCGGTGGTGAGGGCAACGGCGGCGGTGTCTACAACCAGACAACAGGAACCGTGAACTTGATAAACTGCACAGTATTAAACAACTCAGCCCGCGGTGGCACAGCGTCAACAACTGTCAACAATCTCAATAAGGCGTTGGGAGGAGGTGCATCTGGCGGTGGAATTCTCAATAACGGTGGGACCATAAATATCACAAGCAGCACTTTCTCGGGCAACTCGGCCTCAAAGGGCGATACTCGTACGCCCCCTGGCCCGGGTGGAGGGGGAGGCACTGCATTCTCAATAGGAGCTTCTGGCGGTGGAATTTCCAATATCAGCCCCGGCATCGTGAATGTTGTAAAAAGCACGTTAGCCGGCAATTCCGCTGGTGGCGGCAACTTCATATTGGGTACCAGCGCAACTTTGTGGATCGCGTCTGGTGGATCTGGTGGCGGAATATCGAACGGTGGTACGACAAATTTTACAAACAGCACGATCGTTGGCAATTCAGCCTTAGGTCCTAATTACACGGGCGTAGGCGGCGCTGGTTGCAGCATTCAAAGCTCGGGTGGCGGTATTCTCAATAGCGGCCAATTGACTCTCACGTACAGCACTATCAGTGGAAATTCGGCCGTGGGTGGAAATAATTTAGATAATGGCGGCAGCTGCGTTGGCGGCGGTCTCGGCACGGGCGAGGGAGGGGGCGTTAACAATTTCATGGCCAACAGCACCGTGAATGCAAAGAACACTATAATTGCTGGTAACACCGTATCTCCGACTGGCCTCGGCCCAGACTTTATTAACATCCTCACCTCACAAGGCTGGAACCTGATCGGCAATAGCAGAGACGCGACGATCACGCCGTCGCCCGGAACCGCCGACCAGATCGGGACGAATGGTTCGCCGATCAATCCGCTGCTTGGGCCGCTGGCAAACAATGGTGGGTCGACCCAGACGATGGCACTGCTCACGGGCAGCCCGGCGATCGACAAAGGTGCGGCGGCGGTTGACCCGATCTCTTCGCTCGCGATCATAACCGACCAACGCGGCCTCGTCCGTCCCTTTGACGATCCGGCGATCTCAAATGACTCCGGAGGCAATGGCTCTGACATTGGTGCATTCGAGGGGCAAACCGGAATTGCTCCGACCCCGACGCCAACGGTTACTCCGACGCCGACGCCGACGCCGACGCCAACGGTTACTCCGACGCCGACGCCGACGCCGACGCCGACGCCTACGCCGACACCGACGCCAACACCGACTCCAACTCCAACTCCGACGCCGACGCCGACGGCTACGCCGACGCCGACACCAACGCCGACGCCGACGCCGACGCCAACTCCAACTCCAACTCCAACTCCGACGCCGACGCCGACGCCGACGCCAAATCCAACGCCGACGGCAACTCCGACGCCTGTGGTGCGGACGATCTCTATCACGGATATGACGGGGAGCGAGGGGAATTCAGGCGTGACAGGGTTTGTGTTCGAGGTCGCGATCTCTTCGGAGCCGCCTTTGGGGTCGCAGGTTCGGCTTGATTACTCGACAGTAGACATCACCGCGACGGCGGGCAGCGATTATCAGGCGGTATCAGGCAGTCTGACCTTTAACGCCGATACCGAGAATCTACAGCGTATAACCGTGCCGGTCATCGGCGATACCGTGTTCGAGCCGAACGAATCGTTCTTCGTTAAACTGACAAATTTGACCGTCACCGGCGGAGCGAACATCATCCTCGTCAAATCGGACGGCATCGGCGTGATATTCAACGACGACCCGAACCCGTCGGGCACCCCAACGCCGACCCCGACCCCGCAGGGCCGTGTCGAAGGTGATGTCGTTGACGCAGATGGTTCGGGAACGACCGGAGACGGGTTTGTTCTGGCAAATGATGTGAATGTCATCCGCCAGATGCAGCTCGGGCTGATACCGGGTCCGGTCGCAGGAGTACAATTCCAGGCAGCGGACGTCAATCTCGATGCCAACAGCGGCTGCGGCAACGGCCAGATAGATGCCGGTGACGTGACCGTCATTCGCCGCTACAACCTCGGCGAACTGATGCTCAAACCAGCCTGCGGACCGACTGGCCAGGCGGTGGCAGCGGGAGAAGGGGACGGATCAGCGGCAGTGGCAGTGGCAGCGGCGGGAGAATCACGTGTGCTGCGTGTGGTTGGGATGACATCGAGTGCGGGGCGAGCAGTGACGGTTTTGTTCGAAATGGATTCGCAGGGCGATGAGGCTTCCCAGAGCTTTACTGCGAACTGGGATCCGGCGGTTCTTCGATACGAATTCCCCCAACTCGGCGAAGACGCAACAGTCGGGACAAACATGGGCCTGAACACAAGCCAAACCGAACAGGGAAGGCTCGGGGTGCTGCTTGATTCGACCATTGTGCAGACGATGGGCACGAGGCGGCTGCTGCGAGTAAGGTTAAAGGTCGCCGATGGGATAGCGAACGGAAACTACCCGATCACGTTCTCGAACGCAGCCACGTTCAGCAGCGTTTCCAACATCGACGGAGCCCTGCTGCCGACGAGGTACGAAACCGGCTTCGTCACTATCTCCGACGCGGCCGCCGATGTCACCATCTCAGGCCGCGTCACTAACTCGAACGGCCAGGGCGTGAGGGGTGCGGTGGTCTCATTGACCGACCAAACCGGCATCCGCAGAACGGTCACCACCGGTTCATTCGGCCTCTACACCTTCGATGCCGTCGAAGCCAACCGCTCCTACACTGTTGGAGTAAGCTCGAAGCGCTATCGTTTCGCGTCACGGATGATTTCCCTTATCAACGCCATTACTGACGTTGACTTTGTCGGACTGGAGTAGATCCGGTCCCCTCCTCAACCTGAAAAAGGCTGCCCGGAAACAATTCCAGGCAGCCTGTTTTTTAACAAACTTCGATCTCTCTTTTCGGTTCTGCACGCACCAGGATTGGTCAAACAATTCTCCCCCCAAAAACGTTTGACCTATCTGCCGAATTACTCTACCAATTGGACTGTTTTCCGCCGGCAGTAAGGTGAATTCCTACGACCAATCAGCCCGATTCACACTCTGTAGGCCAATAAATACGGCTGTTTCACAAAAGTGTGAAACGATTCACACTTTTGAAAGTGCCAAATTAGCGACAGGTGTTTTTACAAGATCTGAACTTTAAAGAACGAGCTCAATCGGTGAGATTTTTCCACGACCGCCCGTCTCGCTCCAGCAGTTGATCGGACTCTTTCGGGCCCCAGCTCCCGGATTCGTAGTTGGGAAAACTGCGAGCCGGCAAAGCACTCCAAACGTCCTGCACGGGCGAAACGATCCGCCAGCCGGCCTCGACCATGTCAGCCCGCTGAAAGAGTGTGGCATCGCCGATCATACAATCGAAAAGCAGGCGTTCATAACCCGTGCTGACCTGATCGCCGAAGTGGTCGAGGTAGTTGAAATCCATATCCACCGCCCCCATATTAACGATCGGTCCCGGGATCTTAGCTCCGAAGTGGAGAGTGATTCCTTCGTCGGGCTGGATGTGGATGACAATGCGGTTGGTGGTCAGCTTTTCGACTGGAGTGCCGCGAAACAGCATGAACGGGGCTTTCTTGAATTGAATAACGATACTGGAATGCCGGGCAGCCATACGCTTTCCGGTTCGAATGTAGAACGGCACGTCGGCCCAACGCCAGTTGTCGACCGAGAGCTTCAGAGCCGCAAAGGTCTCCGTGTTGGATGCGGGGGCGACATTTGGTTCGTCACGATAAGCCGCCGCTGCCTTTCCATCGATCTTACCTTCACCATATTGGCCCCGGACAGTCGAATGCAGAACATCCTCAGGCGAGAACGGCTGGATCGCCGTAAGGATCTTTGCCTGCTCATCCCGCACGGCGTCCGCCTCGAAGGAAACCGGCGGTTCCATGGCAGTGAGAGTGACGAGCTGCAGGATATGATTCGGGATCATATCGCGCAACGCTCCCGCCGAGTCGTAATATCCGCCCCGAAGCTCGACGCCAAGCTTTTCGGCAACCGTTATCTGAACATGATCGATATAGTTGCGGTTCCAGATCGGCTCAAAAATACTGTTGCCGAAGCGAAAGACAAGTATGTTTTGAACCGTCTCCTTGCCGAGGTAATGGTCGATGCGGTATATCTGCCTTTCCTTAATAAGTTTGAGCAGATCGGCGTTCAATTTTTCAGCCGATCGCAGGTCATTGCCGAAGGGTTTCTCGTAAATAAAACGCCGCCAGTTCCCATTCTCCTCTTTGCCAAGCCCATTCTTGACGATCTTCTGGGTGACGTTCGCAAAGAGAGTGGGCGGCGTCGCCATGTAGTAAAAATAGTTTTCAGGTATCTGTCGCTCGGCAGTTACTTGGTCCATCAGTGATTTGAGATCGGAGAACAGCTTTTTATCATCATCAAAATCCCCGCCGGTGTAATACGTTCTTTCGGCAAACCAGTCGATCGCCTTTTCATCAGCTCCTTTTGGGATGAACTCTCGAAGATGTTCGATGATCTGAGCCCGGAATTCTTCCGTCGTGAGCTCTTGTCGCCCGACGCCAATGATCGCAAACGAATGGGGAAGAAAATCGTCTTTAGCCAGGTTGTAAAGTGCAGGAAAGAGTTTTCGCTTGGTCAGATCTCCGGTAGCACCAAAGATCACCATAATGCATGGATCTGCGGTCTTTTTAGTGTCATTCATTCTCATATTTAACCACAGATCTGCCAATAGAACAGCCCTTTCGTATTACCATTCGCGTATGCCAAAGTAACAGGAATGATCAAGACTCGGGATACGGCGAGGCTCTCCCGCGCGAAGAAACTCGCGAACGATCGTGAAATAGTTCACAGGAGAAAAGTCTATCCTGCCGAAATGACGATCGCCCGCCGCAAACTGTTACCCATTCTCAGATCAAGCCTAAATCGAACTGCGGCATAGGTCTTGCGCCTTTTCAGATCGGAGAAACCCATTTGCTTAGCTCTGGTTTCACCATGAGACCGATCGGAAATTCCGTTACAAAGAGGTGAAAAAATGAAGATCAAGAAAACTAGGATTTTGATGATTTTGCTTATTGCCGTTGGAGCGAGTTCGATCTGCTTCGGCCAGCAGTACAAGGGCTGGTGGTTTTTCGCGCCAAAAGCGATGGCAGAACGCAAAGTGATCCCGATGGCGGAAATTTCCGCTTGTTTGCTGGGAGAAGATTCACCACCAGGCGTTCGGGATATTTTTAAGAAAACGATCGACGGCGGCGTGTCGACTCAGCCGGGGTTGGTCTATAGAAAGATGTGCGATGTCGGTTTGATCCTCAATCTTTCGCCAGAAGAGGATAGGAATCTGGCAGCAGATTATCCCGGATATGCGATCTACAAAATATCCGGCAGCAATCTCGAACTCTATCTAAATCCGGCCGATATAAAATATATAGCCGTTGCCCACATGAAATTTACGTCCGCCCAGACGCTGAATAAAAATGACCTTGCTGCCTGTGGAACGACAGCTTTGCAGAGACTCTTTGCGCCGTCAAACAGGATCTGGCGAGAAAGCTGGTCAAGCTGGCAGGCACCGATCAAAGATCTGAAAGCGGAAGATAATCCGATCGCTTACGAAGGCAGGGATATTTGGATAATGGGCGAAGAGGATTACAAGATCTACGTCAAACGAGTCGGATCAAAGCACCCGACCTTTGACATTTCGCCGGACAAGAACGAATTAACACGGCGAAAATAAGGAGTGAACATGAAAGAAATAATACTGATTCTGACAAGCTTTTTGTTGATCTCGGCTTGTGGCAATGTTCCGCCGCCGGCCAATAATACGAAGCCCGCGGCGGACAACGCTGCGGCTAATATTTCACCGGCCCCGACACCGCCGGGCGAACCAAAACTCTCAGAAGCTAAACCGCCGAGTTTTCAGAGCACCGCGGCGGACACCGATGAACCGGTCAAGTTTCCGATCGCCGGTTTTCCGGTGGTAGAAACTACCGCCAAAGCTGGCGACTACGTTCTCGTCCCGTCATACAACTGGCTAAAAGATGCTGCCGAAAAAGGCGTTGAGACAACCAGTTTCATTTGGTACGTGCAAAAAATGGCTGCGCCGGAGAAGGAATTCTCAGATGTCCAATTTATGTCCGAACGCCGACGTGTTCCAAATGCCTACATCGTAGCGATCCCCCCGGGACAGAAAGCAAAGAAGGGCGATGTCATCTTAACTTGGTGGCAAACCGGTTCGGGAATGAACCGGGCATATGTGGTTGACGACAAAGATCCGATCTCACCGATCGTCCGCTATCTCGACATTGACTACGACAATCCCGCCAAATCCCGCGATAACGTCACGACCATCGGCAAAATGGATGAAAAGATCGTGCCGGATTCATTCTTCAAGCTTAAGGAATGGGATGCGGGAACAACCGTCGCCGTCCAGGATGGTGCGAACATGACCAAAGCCATCGTGATCCGCGTGGCCGGCGACAAGGTCCTGGTACTTGAATCTGTGGGCAAACTAAAAGTGTACCCGAAATCGTCGTGCAAAGCCGTTCCTGTCGTCCCGAATGTGAAAGAAGGTGACCACGTAAAAGCAGCAAAATACAACACATTCAAAGATGCGACCGTTTCCAGAGTCGATGCCAAGATAGGGCGGATTTTCGTCAAATTTGACGGCGATCCGACAGAACAGGCAATTCCATTCGGAGATATCTTGAAATAGCGGTTTTCGCGGAACGCGAAAGGAGGAAATGTAATGATCCGAAATAAATTGAACAAGAATTTTGCATCAGCTGCGTTCGTATCCTCGATGCTTCTCGGCTTGGTTTTTGGCTGCGGCGGAGGGTCGGGTAAAACTTGTGTCGGCAAATTAACCGTTGATGGAAAAACAT
Encoded proteins:
- the zwf gene encoding glucose-6-phosphate dehydrogenase, with product MNDTKKTADPCIMVIFGATGDLTKRKLFPALYNLAKDDFLPHSFAIIGVGRQELTTEEFRAQIIEHLREFIPKGADEKAIDWFAERTYYTGGDFDDDKKLFSDLKSLMDQVTAERQIPENYFYYMATPPTLFANVTQKIVKNGLGKEENGNWRRFIYEKPFGNDLRSAEKLNADLLKLIKERQIYRIDHYLGKETVQNILVFRFGNSIFEPIWNRNYIDHVQITVAEKLGVELRGGYYDSAGALRDMIPNHILQLVTLTAMEPPVSFEADAVRDEQAKILTAIQPFSPEDVLHSTVRGQYGEGKIDGKAAAAYRDEPNVAPASNTETFAALKLSVDNWRWADVPFYIRTGKRMAARHSSIVIQFKKAPFMLFRGTPVEKLTTNRIVIHIQPDEGITLHFGAKIPGPIVNMGAVDMDFNYLDHFGDQVSTGYERLLFDCMIGDATLFQRADMVEAGWRIVSPVQDVWSALPARSFPNYESGSWGPKESDQLLERDGRSWKNLTD
- a CDS encoding VCBS repeat-containing protein, with translation MSRQSTRIRIAIVTLFVFSIAIAAQQFFSMRFAYAESTMTEQTETPSELVAAAAMPIVACAGTPGFTSPAVPEVGVGAQPLAVAVGDFNGDLKQDFAATNTGGNVSIRLGDGAGGFTSPAVPEVTISGVPQAIATGDFNGDSNLDFVTANASAGPDNVSIRLGNGAGGFTAVPNVPVGSSGTSTPFSIAVGDFNGDLKLDFATANLSSNNVSIRLGDGAGGFTSPAVPEITVGTAPSSVAVGNFNGDSNLDFVATNRTSGTVSIRLGNGTGGFTSPAIPEITVGSFTSFVAVGEFNGDSNPDLAVVNGSGDTISIRLGSGAGAFTSPAVPEISVDSNPRSVAIADFNNDGKQDFVTANNGGSTVSFRLGNGAGGFTSPPSPEVAVGTDPRWIAVGDFNGDSKADFVTANNSGSNVSVRLGTCTMTTPTPTPACSPVSWNAAAQSPAAVGQYAFAQNGEDMYVIAGYTNPIAQTNAVRRYNASTNVWTSLANYPVATSGMPAAFYNNKIYVADGAVGGNASTFLRVYDVLTDTWSSPSNRPGYTSSGSAAGAYNGSVYFVGGDLGMTPGDPTNVVSIYNIAGNSWSSGPAAPSPYRLGGYTQIGQYLYLIGGFTATSVNSSVSMRLDMATNTWSTGPAFTPQRADFALAAVGTRLVAIGGDLSGVGFNPSDKVDELETSAWPAGTWVASPSNLPSPRQANQAGFFSTGRSGGEIWSTGGVNPAGNAVIQDHLYRTVCDGAVTPTPTPTPTPTPTPTPTPTPTPTPTPVPGAQRIAFVRSIDANTNNVEIYSVDPNGSNEARLTNNSFFDSQPAFSRDGAKIAFLSNRDGNNEIYSMNADGSGTVRLTNDAQNDNAPSFNGDRSKIVFCTRRDGNDEIYTMNPDGTNLLRLTNNAAGDGDPSFSPDGTKIVFTSQRDGNSEIYSMNADGTNQVRLTNDARIDFEPDFSPDGSKIAFTSDRAGPNFTYEIFIMNTDGSNQTNVSNNAASDQGPSFSPEGDRIVFSTFRNSNQDLFVMNLDGSNQVRLTTDPGSDLIPTWGGLSLIPTPTPTPTPTPTPTPPACGFVVTNTSDSGTGSLRSAVICSNSTAGEQTITFAGGVTGTITLTTGELSITDSVTITGPGSSVLIVSGNNASRIFNIGTGNLNVTISGLTIANGRHRGADAMALGANGFGGGILNDSAGTLSITDSILSGNAAIGGDGQASGSGANGGIGNGGGIYNRSTGTVTITNSTLSGNSATGGNNNPDIGVVNVFGGEGNGGGVYNQTTGTVNLINCTVLNNSARGGTASTTVNNLNKALGGGASGGGILNNGGTINITSSTFSGNSASKGDTRTPPGPGGGGGTAFSIGASGGGISNISPGIVNVVKSTLAGNSAGGGNFILGTSATLWIASGGSGGGISNGGTTNFTNSTIVGNSALGPNYTGVGGAGCSIQSSGGGILNSGQLTLTYSTISGNSAVGGNNLDNGGSCVGGGLGTGEGGGVNNFMANSTVNAKNTIIAGNTVSPTGLGPDFINILTSQGWNLIGNSRDATITPSPGTADQIGTNGSPINPLLGPLANNGGSTQTMALLTGSPAIDKGAAAVDPISSLAIITDQRGLVRPFDDPAISNDSGGNGSDIGAFEGQTGIAPTPTPTVTPTPTPTPTPTVTPTPTPTPTPTPTPTPTPTPTPTPTPTPTPTATPTPTPTPTPTPTPTPTPTPTPTPTPTPTPNPTPTATPTPVVRTISITDMTGSEGNSGVTGFVFEVAISSEPPLGSQVRLDYSTVDITATAGSDYQAVSGSLTFNADTENLQRITVPVIGDTVFEPNESFFVKLTNLTVTGGANIILVKSDGIGVIFNDDPNPSGTPTPTPTPQGRVEGDVVDADGSGTTGDGFVLANDVNVIRQMQLGLIPGPVAGVQFQAADVNLDANSGCGNGQIDAGDVTVIRRYNLGELMLKPACGPTGQAVAAGEGDGSAAVAVAAAGESRVLRVVGMTSSAGRAVTVLFEMDSQGDEASQSFTANWDPAVLRYEFPQLGEDATVGTNMGLNTSQTEQGRLGVLLDSTIVQTMGTRRLLRVRLKVADGIANGNYPITFSNAATFSSVSNIDGALLPTRYETGFVTISDAAADVTISGRVTNSNGQGVRGAVVSLTDQTGIRRTVTTGSFGLYTFDAVEANRSYTVGVSSKRYRFASRMISLINAITDVDFVGLE